A single Filimonas effusa DNA region contains:
- a CDS encoding ABC-F family ATP-binding cassette domain-containing protein, giving the protein MISVKNVTLAYGKRVLFDEVNINFLKGNCYGVIGANGAGKSTFLKILSGEIEPNKGTVEITKGERMSFLKQNQFEFDEHTVLNTVLMGHKKMWDVMHEKDAIYMKEDFSEEDGIRAGELEAEFGEMGGYTAESDAGTLLGSLGITDDMHYSLMKDIPSNMKVRVLLAQALFGNPDILLLDEPTNGLDIETIGWLENFLADYENVVLVVSHDRHFLDQVCTHVADVDRSKIKVFTGNYSFWYESSQLAARQASDKNKKTEEKRQALMDFIARFSANASKSKQATSRKKALEKLTIEEIEPSNRRYPGIIFQPQREVGNQILNIENLSKSVDGGVLFEKATFSVNKNDKIAFLSKNPLAVTSFFEIINGNAEASGGKFEWGTTITKAYLPLENSEFFQEGLTLLEWLRQYVPPTVTDADEPFLRGFLGKMLFSGDDIAKKTNVLSGGEKVRCMVSRMMLQSPNLIVLDQPTNHLDLESIQSFNEGCNAFPGVVLLTSHDHTFVQTVANRIIELTPKGIIDRLMTFDEYMEDARVKELRAEMYH; this is encoded by the coding sequence ATGATCAGTGTTAAAAATGTTACCCTGGCTTATGGAAAGCGGGTGTTGTTTGACGAAGTAAATATCAACTTCCTGAAAGGCAACTGCTATGGTGTTATTGGTGCGAATGGGGCAGGGAAATCAACTTTTCTTAAGATATTAAGTGGTGAAATTGAGCCTAATAAGGGCACAGTTGAGATCACCAAAGGGGAACGGATGTCGTTCCTGAAGCAGAACCAGTTTGAGTTCGATGAACACACTGTTCTGAATACCGTGCTCATGGGCCACAAAAAGATGTGGGATGTCATGCATGAGAAGGATGCCATTTACATGAAAGAGGATTTCTCTGAAGAAGATGGGATCCGTGCGGGGGAGCTGGAAGCCGAATTTGGTGAAATGGGTGGTTATACTGCCGAAAGTGATGCCGGAACGCTGCTGGGCAGCCTGGGGATCACGGACGATATGCATTATAGCCTGATGAAGGATATTCCTTCGAATATGAAAGTGAGGGTATTGCTTGCCCAGGCTTTATTCGGTAATCCTGATATCCTGCTGCTGGATGAACCTACCAACGGCCTGGATATTGAAACCATCGGCTGGCTGGAGAACTTCCTGGCCGACTACGAGAATGTAGTGCTGGTGGTGAGTCACGACCGTCACTTTCTTGACCAGGTGTGTACGCATGTGGCGGATGTAGACAGGAGCAAGATCAAGGTGTTCACCGGTAACTACAGCTTCTGGTATGAATCATCGCAGCTGGCTGCGCGTCAGGCTTCTGATAAGAATAAGAAAACAGAAGAGAAACGTCAGGCTCTGATGGACTTCATTGCGCGATTCAGTGCGAACGCTTCGAAAAGCAAGCAGGCGACTTCGCGGAAGAAGGCGCTGGAAAAGCTTACGATCGAGGAGATCGAGCCATCGAACCGTCGTTATCCCGGTATTATTTTCCAACCGCAGCGTGAGGTGGGTAACCAGATCCTGAATATCGAGAACCTGAGTAAATCGGTTGATGGCGGGGTGCTTTTTGAAAAGGCTACTTTCAGCGTCAACAAGAATGATAAAATTGCTTTCCTGAGCAAGAACCCGCTTGCAGTAACCAGCTTTTTCGAGATCATCAATGGTAATGCAGAAGCGAGTGGCGGCAAGTTTGAATGGGGCACCACTATTACCAAGGCTTATCTGCCTTTGGAGAACAGTGAATTCTTCCAGGAGGGACTTACGTTACTGGAGTGGTTGCGTCAATATGTACCACCTACGGTTACAGATGCCGATGAGCCTTTCCTGAGAGGTTTCCTTGGTAAGATGCTGTTCAGCGGCGATGATATTGCCAAGAAAACAAATGTATTGAGCGGTGGGGAAAAAGTACGTTGTATGGTAAGCCGTATGATGCTGCAAAGTCCTAACCTGATTGTACTTGACCAGCCTACCAACCACCTTGACCTGGAGAGCATCCAGAGCTTCAACGAAGGTTGTAATGCATTTCCCGGTGTAGTGCTGCTTACTTCTCATGACCATACTTTCGTTCAAACGGTAGCTAACCGTATCATCGAGTTAACTCCCAAGGGTATCATCGACCGCCTGATGACTTTCGATGAATACATGGAAGATGCAAGGGTGAAGGAGTTGAGAGCGGAGATGTATCATTAG
- a CDS encoding lipocalin family protein: MNKYARVLTVACMILGVAVFAACSSSKGNAGASRSAYTGNWTLNNISFDGISSSTKFKATVFDDVAYSCLQGSSWSLPNNGQGSYTVNSSGSECAPGLRQIYWSLQKDGSQQYFQFKRLDGDVKAKNVTTGYRMEVTSIGDNSMQLRSPINFEGRTIYIIYDFSR; the protein is encoded by the coding sequence ATGAATAAGTATGCCAGGGTTTTGACTGTTGCCTGTATGATTTTAGGAGTAGCTGTTTTTGCGGCCTGTTCTTCGAGTAAAGGTAATGCGGGTGCGAGCCGCAGCGCTTATACGGGGAACTGGACGCTCAATAATATTAGTTTTGACGGGATTTCGTCGAGTACCAAATTCAAGGCTACTGTTTTTGACGATGTGGCGTATTCCTGTCTTCAAGGCAGTTCGTGGAGTTTGCCTAATAATGGCCAGGGCAGTTATACTGTCAATTCTTCCGGTTCGGAGTGTGCGCCAGGGTTAAGGCAGATCTACTGGTCGTTGCAAAAGGATGGTTCTCAGCAGTATTTTCAGTTTAAAAGGCTGGATGGCGATGTAAAGGCTAAAAATGTGACCACGGGTTACCGTATGGAGGTTACCAGCATTGGTGATAACAGCATGCAACTTCGTTCTCCTATCAATTTTGAAGGCAGGACCATCTATATCATATATGATTTCAGCCGTTAA
- the tsaD gene encoding tRNA (adenosine(37)-N6)-threonylcarbamoyltransferase complex transferase subunit TsaD has translation MEKQICILAIESSCDETSASVCINGEILSNHIAGQTVHERYGGVVPELASRAHMQNIVPVVHTALATAKCSMQDIDAVAFTQAPGLIGSLLVGAQFAKSMALALDKPLIAVHHMQAHVLANLIPEERPEFPFLCLTVSGGHTQIVVAHSPLRLEVIGETIDDAAGEAFDKTAKLLGLPYPGGPLVDKYAKEGNPEKFKFAEPQIPELNFSFSGLKTSVLYFLQAQTKEHPDFIKENLVDLCASVQHTIIRILLKKVKKAVQQTGIRQICIAGGVSANSGLRAQLQEAGRKHGWKTFIPPFQYCTDNAGMIAITAYYKYLAGQFADMEVSPSARSEW, from the coding sequence GTGGAAAAGCAAATTTGTATCCTGGCGATCGAGTCGTCGTGTGATGAAACCAGTGCGTCTGTTTGTATTAACGGCGAGATCTTATCGAATCATATAGCTGGCCAGACCGTACACGAGCGTTATGGCGGTGTGGTGCCTGAGCTGGCAAGTCGTGCTCATATGCAGAACATTGTGCCTGTAGTGCATACGGCATTGGCTACGGCCAAGTGCAGTATGCAGGATATAGACGCGGTGGCGTTTACGCAGGCGCCGGGTTTGATAGGCAGTTTACTGGTAGGGGCGCAGTTTGCGAAGTCGATGGCGCTGGCATTGGATAAGCCGTTGATAGCGGTGCATCATATGCAGGCGCATGTGCTGGCGAACCTGATACCTGAGGAGCGTCCTGAATTTCCTTTTCTATGTTTAACGGTAAGTGGCGGGCATACCCAGATAGTGGTGGCGCATAGTCCGCTTAGGCTGGAGGTGATAGGGGAAACCATCGATGATGCTGCCGGCGAGGCTTTTGATAAAACTGCGAAGCTGCTGGGATTGCCATATCCCGGTGGTCCTTTGGTTGATAAGTATGCGAAGGAGGGGAACCCGGAGAAGTTCAAGTTTGCGGAGCCGCAGATCCCGGAGCTGAATTTTTCCTTCAGCGGTCTCAAGACCTCCGTATTATACTTTCTGCAGGCGCAGACGAAAGAGCATCCCGATTTTATAAAGGAGAACCTGGTAGATCTATGTGCTTCGGTTCAGCATACGATCATCAGGATCTTATTGAAGAAGGTTAAAAAGGCGGTACAGCAAACGGGGATACGGCAGATATGTATTGCAGGGGGGGTGAGTGCGAACAGTGGTTTGCGGGCCCAGCTCCAGGAAGCGGGCCGTAAACATGGATGGAAGACCTTTATCCCTCCTTTTCAATATTGTACCGATAATGCCGGGATGATTGCGATTACTGCGTATTATAAATACCTGGCAGGTCAGTTTGCGGATATGGAGGTGAGTCCTTCGGCGAGGAGTGAGTGGTAG
- a CDS encoding MlaE family ABC transporter permease — translation MGKALAQLGKFTVMLRKSWSKPENMALYWRAFIDQCVDIGLRSFWIIIAVSFFLGMVVTMQTAYMLTVPAIPKSVIGMVARDSVILELGPTGIAAVMATVVGFRIASELGYMRMSEQIDAQEVMGINTYAYLVLPKILASVLVMPCLTVIGCFVGLLAGGFAGESMKLVAFSDYLFGLTDRFKPNTVSIAIVKSYVFAFIIPSVSAYVGYHVVGDSLAVGKAATRAVTYTCVAILMADYIVTSLML, via the coding sequence ATGGGAAAAGCATTAGCGCAGTTAGGCAAGTTTACCGTGATGTTGCGGAAGAGCTGGAGTAAGCCGGAGAATATGGCGTTGTACTGGCGGGCATTTATCGATCAATGTGTGGATATAGGGCTTCGTTCTTTCTGGATCATCATAGCGGTATCTTTTTTTCTGGGTATGGTGGTAACCATGCAAACGGCTTATATGCTAACGGTGCCTGCAATTCCAAAGTCGGTGATAGGGATGGTGGCGCGTGATTCGGTTATCCTGGAGCTGGGGCCAACCGGTATTGCTGCTGTCATGGCTACTGTAGTGGGTTTCAGGATAGCTTCTGAGCTTGGTTATATGCGTATGAGCGAGCAGATAGATGCGCAGGAAGTCATGGGTATCAATACTTATGCTTACCTGGTGTTACCGAAGATACTGGCGAGTGTGCTGGTTATGCCTTGCTTAACCGTTATAGGCTGTTTTGTTGGATTACTGGCCGGTGGTTTTGCGGGTGAATCGATGAAGCTGGTTGCTTTTTCTGATTATTTATTCGGGTTAACTGATCGTTTCAAGCCTAATACGGTATCTATTGCTATTGTGAAGTCGTATGTTTTTGCATTTATTATTCCCAGTGTATCGGCTTATGTAGGGTATCATGTTGTTGGTGATTCGCTGGCGGTGGGCAAGGCGGCTACGCGGGCGGTTACTTATACTTGTGTGGCTATATTGATGGCGGATTATATTGTTACTTCTCTTATGCTGTAG
- a CDS encoding ABC transporter permease, which yields MRKLPGILWNSFRMALQELKVNKLRTFLSLFGITIGIFCIISVLATVGSLENKIQDDVQSLGSNSIYIDKWEYLNDSNYPWWKFVNRPVPKYNEVAFIKAKSTLAEYTSYVNSITTKVLYNDNELSNTPIYGVSEDFNKIQKIEIAYGRYMTDAEFLRGTPSIVIGFENAELLFGEAARAVGKEISVDKKKLRIAGVIAKQGQSLGGSPYDYDHCLIYSYRLFASCYNANATYLDPYIIVKAKSDVPSTALSDELRGVMRQLRKLKPKEEDNFALNDINMFSEQVSGFFGTVNIGGWAIAGLSLIVGAFGVANIMFVTVRERTSQIGLKKAVGAKSNIILTEFLLESAFLCILGGVFGLLLVWVLTIIASAIFPFAITIAPGIVVLAFTICIVLGVLAGIIPASIAARMNPVEAIRSK from the coding sequence ATGCGTAAACTGCCTGGCATATTATGGAATAGCTTCCGCATGGCATTACAGGAGCTAAAGGTAAACAAACTGCGAACTTTTTTGTCGCTTTTTGGAATTACTATCGGGATATTTTGCATCATTAGTGTACTGGCGACAGTAGGAAGCCTGGAGAATAAGATCCAGGACGATGTACAGTCGCTTGGGTCGAATTCCATTTACATTGATAAGTGGGAGTATCTGAATGACAGCAATTACCCGTGGTGGAAGTTTGTGAACCGCCCGGTTCCGAAGTACAATGAAGTGGCTTTTATAAAGGCGAAGTCGACTTTAGCGGAATACACTTCTTATGTGAATTCTATTACGACGAAGGTGTTGTATAACGACAATGAGCTTTCGAATACGCCTATTTATGGGGTATCGGAGGATTTCAATAAGATACAGAAGATAGAGATTGCGTATGGCCGTTATATGACGGATGCGGAATTTTTGCGTGGCACACCTTCTATCGTCATTGGTTTTGAGAATGCGGAGTTATTATTTGGCGAGGCTGCGCGTGCGGTAGGCAAAGAGATCTCTGTTGATAAGAAGAAGCTGCGTATTGCCGGTGTTATTGCCAAACAGGGGCAGAGTTTAGGTGGGAGCCCGTATGATTATGACCATTGCCTGATCTATTCTTACCGTTTGTTTGCTTCGTGTTATAATGCGAATGCGACCTATCTCGATCCTTATATCATAGTGAAGGCCAAGTCTGACGTGCCTTCTACGGCTTTATCGGACGAGCTGCGCGGTGTGATGCGTCAGCTCCGGAAGTTAAAGCCGAAGGAGGAGGATAATTTTGCGCTGAATGATATCAATATGTTCAGTGAGCAGGTAAGCGGTTTTTTTGGTACTGTTAACATCGGTGGCTGGGCTATTGCGGGTTTGAGTTTGATAGTAGGTGCTTTTGGTGTTGCGAATATCATGTTTGTAACGGTGCGGGAGCGGACGAGCCAGATAGGTTTGAAAAAAGCGGTGGGTGCCAAGAGCAATATCATTCTTACAGAATTTCTCCTGGAAAGCGCTTTCCTGTGTATCCTGGGTGGTGTATTCGGGTTATTACTGGTATGGGTGCTTACGATAATTGCAAGTGCTATCTTTCCTTTTGCGATAACCATAGCGCCTGGCATTGTGGTGCTGGCGTTTACCATTTGTATTGTGCTGGGCGTGCTTGCGGGGATCATTCCTGCTTCTATAGCGGCGCGGATGAACCCTGTAGAGGCGATAAGGTCGAAATAA
- a CDS encoding succinate dehydrogenase cytochrome b subunit, producing the protein MTWKQVFTSSIGQKLTMGLSGIFLILFLVVHAGLNACIWAGDGGEMFNKAAHFMGATIVPRVLEVGLFVFLLLHIIQGLVLEFNNRSKRSQGYAVSYGNRGSKWYSRSMGLLGTIILMFLVVHLIHFWIPSRFTGLAEANYGGVEMHDLYSLMKATFEELWVVILYVLGCISLAYHLAHGFQSAFRTLGVHNKRYVTLLKTLGYGFSVIVPLAFALMPVTMYLDLV; encoded by the coding sequence ATGACCTGGAAACAAGTATTCACTTCTTCAATAGGCCAGAAATTAACGATGGGCCTAAGCGGAATTTTCCTGATTTTATTCTTGGTGGTACACGCTGGCCTCAATGCCTGCATATGGGCAGGAGATGGCGGAGAAATGTTCAATAAAGCAGCCCACTTCATGGGAGCAACTATTGTTCCCCGCGTTCTGGAAGTTGGCTTATTTGTTTTCTTACTCTTACACATTATCCAGGGCCTCGTCCTGGAATTTAACAACAGGTCCAAAAGAAGCCAGGGCTACGCTGTTAGCTACGGCAACCGCGGCAGCAAATGGTATAGCCGCAGCATGGGCCTTCTCGGCACCATCATCCTCATGTTCCTGGTAGTTCACCTGATCCATTTCTGGATCCCCTCACGCTTCACCGGCCTCGCCGAAGCAAATTATGGCGGCGTTGAAATGCACGACCTCTACAGCCTCATGAAAGCTACCTTCGAAGAACTCTGGGTGGTCATCTTATATGTACTGGGCTGTATCTCCCTGGCATATCACCTGGCGCATGGATTCCAAAGCGCATTCCGTACCCTCGGCGTACATAATAAAAGATATGTGACATTGCTGAAAACACTCGGTTATGGCTTCTCTGTCATAGTGCCCCTGGCTTTCGCACTCATGCCTGTCACCATGTATTTGGACCTGGTGTAA
- a CDS encoding fumarate reductase/succinate dehydrogenase flavoprotein subunit produces MLDSRIPAGKLEEKWTDYKGHCKLVNPANKRKLEIIVIGTGLAGASAAAALGELGYKVKTFCFQDSPRRAHSIAAQGGINAAKNYQNDGDSVFRLFYDTIKGGDYRAREANVHRLAEVSTNIIDQCVAQGVPFAREYGGLLSNRSFGGTQVQRTFYAAGQTGQQLLIGAYQALERQIALGTVTQYSRHEMLELVVVDGKARGIIARDLVTGKLERHFGHAVLLCTGGYGNVFYLSTNAMGSNVTAGWKAHKKGAYFANPCYTQIHPTCIPVSGDYQSKLTLMSESLRNDGRIWVPKKQNDTRKAADIPEDERDYYLERRYPAFGNLVPRDVASRAAKERCDAGYGVGTSKQAVYLDFAAAVIRYGKIECGKLGIDHPSDEVIRKHGLEVVKEKYGNLFDMYDKITGEDPYQTPMRIYPAVHYTMGGVWVDYELMTTVPGLYCLGEANFSDHGANRLGASALMQGLADGYFVIPYTIGNFLADEIYNKPVSIDHPAFAEAEKAVADRINTLMNIKGNQTVESLHKRLGKIMWEKCGMGRTAEGLKEAIEEIRQLKKEFWSDVKIPGKVEEHNPELDKAGRVADFIELGELMCIDALNRNESCGGHFREEYQTPDGEALRDDENYMYVAAWQYKAEHEWELHKETLNYEVIKPTQRNYK; encoded by the coding sequence ATGCTAGACTCAAGAATTCCTGCCGGAAAATTAGAGGAGAAATGGACGGACTATAAGGGACACTGTAAGCTGGTTAACCCCGCTAACAAACGCAAACTAGAGATCATTGTTATAGGTACCGGCCTCGCCGGAGCCTCCGCCGCCGCCGCTTTAGGTGAGCTCGGATATAAAGTAAAAACTTTTTGTTTCCAGGATAGCCCCCGCCGTGCACACTCCATCGCTGCACAGGGCGGTATCAACGCTGCTAAAAACTACCAGAACGACGGCGACTCCGTTTTCCGTCTCTTCTACGATACCATTAAAGGAGGCGACTACCGCGCACGCGAAGCCAACGTCCACCGCCTCGCCGAAGTAAGTACCAACATCATCGACCAGTGCGTGGCACAAGGCGTTCCCTTTGCCCGCGAATACGGTGGATTGCTCAGCAACCGCTCCTTCGGTGGTACACAGGTGCAAAGAACTTTCTATGCCGCAGGCCAAACAGGCCAGCAGCTGCTCATAGGCGCCTACCAGGCCCTCGAACGCCAGATCGCTCTCGGCACCGTTACGCAATACTCCCGCCACGAAATGCTCGAACTGGTCGTTGTCGACGGTAAAGCACGCGGCATCATCGCACGCGACCTCGTAACTGGTAAACTCGAACGCCACTTCGGACACGCAGTCCTGTTATGCACCGGCGGCTATGGCAACGTATTCTACCTTAGCACCAACGCTATGGGCAGCAACGTTACCGCAGGCTGGAAAGCTCACAAAAAAGGCGCCTACTTCGCCAACCCCTGCTACACCCAGATCCACCCTACCTGTATCCCCGTTTCCGGCGACTACCAGAGCAAGCTTACGCTGATGTCCGAATCGCTGCGCAACGACGGACGTATCTGGGTGCCCAAAAAACAAAACGATACCCGCAAAGCGGCCGATATACCGGAAGACGAACGCGATTACTACCTGGAAAGAAGGTACCCCGCCTTCGGTAACCTCGTACCACGCGACGTCGCCTCCCGCGCAGCCAAAGAAAGATGCGACGCAGGCTACGGTGTAGGTACTTCCAAACAGGCCGTTTACCTCGACTTCGCCGCCGCCGTTATCCGCTACGGTAAGATCGAATGCGGTAAACTCGGTATCGACCACCCCTCCGATGAGGTCATCCGCAAACACGGCCTCGAAGTGGTAAAAGAAAAATATGGTAACCTGTTCGATATGTACGACAAGATCACAGGTGAAGACCCCTACCAAACCCCCATGCGTATCTACCCCGCCGTTCACTATACCATGGGCGGCGTATGGGTCGACTACGAACTCATGACCACCGTACCTGGCTTGTATTGCCTCGGTGAAGCCAACTTCAGCGACCACGGCGCTAACCGCCTCGGCGCTTCTGCGCTCATGCAGGGCCTCGCCGACGGGTACTTCGTGATTCCTTATACCATCGGTAACTTCCTCGCCGACGAAATCTATAACAAACCCGTATCTATCGACCACCCCGCTTTCGCCGAAGCCGAAAAAGCAGTGGCCGATCGCATCAACACCCTCATGAACATCAAAGGCAACCAAACCGTGGAAAGCCTCCACAAACGCCTCGGTAAGATCATGTGGGAAAAATGCGGTATGGGTCGTACAGCAGAAGGACTCAAAGAAGCCATCGAAGAAATTCGCCAGCTGAAAAAAGAATTCTGGAGCGATGTTAAGATCCCCGGTAAAGTAGAAGAACACAACCCCGAATTAGACAAAGCCGGCCGCGTTGCCGACTTCATCGAACTGGGCGAACTCATGTGTATCGATGCCCTCAACAGGAACGAAAGCTGCGGCGGCCACTTCAGGGAAGAATACCAGACACCCGATGGCGAAGCACTCCGCGACGACGAAAACTATATGTACGTGGCAGCATGGCAATACAAGGCAGAGCACGAATGGGAACTGCATAAAGAAACCCTGAATTACGAAGTGATCAAACCAACACAACGTAATTACAAATAA
- a CDS encoding succinate dehydrogenase/fumarate reductase iron-sulfur subunit: MEHYNMNLTIKVWRQPDSDTKGKFESYKLKDISSEMSFLEMFDVLNEKLISEGTDPVAFDHDCREGICGACSMHINGKPHGPWELNTTCQLHMRAFKDGDTITVEPWRANAFPVIKDLVVDRSSFDRIIQAGGYISVNTGNAVDANALPIEKDKADASFAAATCIGCGACVAACKNASAMLFVSAKVSHLALLPQGAPEKKSRALNMVAQMDKEGFGSCTNTGACEATCPKGISLSNIARLNGEFSLAALVAEK; this comes from the coding sequence ATGGAACATTATAATATGAACCTCACTATTAAAGTGTGGAGACAACCAGATAGCGATACAAAAGGCAAATTCGAATCATATAAACTGAAAGATATTTCTTCAGAAATGTCCTTCCTCGAAATGTTCGATGTCCTCAACGAAAAACTTATATCGGAAGGAACAGATCCTGTAGCATTCGATCACGACTGTCGTGAAGGTATCTGCGGCGCCTGCTCTATGCACATCAATGGTAAACCCCACGGTCCATGGGAACTGAACACAACCTGCCAGTTGCACATGCGCGCCTTTAAAGACGGCGATACCATTACAGTAGAACCCTGGCGCGCCAATGCCTTCCCGGTGATCAAAGACCTGGTGGTAGACCGCTCATCATTCGACCGCATCATCCAGGCCGGAGGTTACATCTCCGTAAACACCGGTAATGCCGTTGATGCCAACGCCCTTCCTATCGAAAAAGACAAGGCCGATGCATCCTTCGCAGCCGCTACCTGTATTGGTTGTGGCGCCTGCGTCGCAGCTTGTAAAAATGCCTCCGCTATGCTTTTCGTAAGCGCCAAAGTATCACACCTGGCCTTACTGCCCCAGGGCGCTCCCGAAAAGAAAAGCAGGGCCCTCAACATGGTTGCCCAAATGGACAAAGAAGGATTCGGCTCCTGCACCAACACCGGCGCCTGCGAAGCCACCTGCCCTAAAGGCATTTCCCTTTCCAACATCGCCCGCCTCAACGGCGAATTCTCCCTCGCAGCCCTCGTTGCAGAGAAGTAG
- a CDS encoding S9 family peptidase, which yields MKLPALALLCSVLAACSTNEHAMNKTPYSWPENVNPPAAEKKPHQRIIHGDTVIDNYYWMIDFFKKGPDSTKVVEYLKAENTYLDTMMSGTKQLQQQLFTEMKNRIKEKDETVPVFQNGYYYYTRTEEGKQYFKYCRKKGSLEAKEEILLDVDQMAEGHSYYSASAFNVSPDNKLLAFGVDTVSRRQYTIHVKNLETGEILPEAIPLTNSRTAWANDNKTLFYVANNPVTLLSEKIKRHTLGTAATQDVTVYEEKDNTNYIHVSKSKSGAYIFISSEATLSSETRYLSANDPTGTFKVFQPRMKDVLYYVVAQDNRFVVQTNLDARNFRVMECPLNQTAATSWKEIIPHRDSVLIEGVEAYKDFLVIEERSKGLIQLRVQHLSAGKEHYIGFEEPAYMAAIGTNKEYNSQSLRYTYTSLTTPSTVYDYDMISQKKELKKQQEVIGGYNPKDYVTERLYATATDGTQVPISIVYKKGFTKNGEAPLLLYAYGSYGSSMDASFTSTRLSLLNRGFAFAIAHIRGGQEMGRYWYEDGKMMKKKNTFTDFIDCARFLVKEKYTSTPHLYAQGGSAGGLLMGAVANMAPELWNGIIAQVPFVDVVNTMLDESIPLTTNEFDEWGNPKNKDAYEYMKSYSPYENVEAKKYPNILVTTGLHDSQVQYFEPAKWVARLRALKTDKNLLLLHTNMEYGHGGASGRFDYLKDIALNYAFLFALEGIQQ from the coding sequence ATGAAACTCCCCGCCCTTGCCTTACTTTGCAGTGTACTTGCTGCCTGCAGCACAAACGAACATGCCATGAACAAAACTCCTTATAGCTGGCCGGAAAACGTAAATCCCCCGGCAGCAGAAAAAAAACCACACCAGCGTATCATACACGGCGATACAGTGATCGACAACTACTACTGGATGATCGACTTCTTTAAAAAAGGACCCGATAGCACCAAAGTCGTAGAATACCTCAAAGCCGAAAACACTTATCTCGATACCATGATGAGCGGCACAAAACAACTGCAACAGCAGCTGTTCACCGAAATGAAAAACCGCATCAAGGAAAAAGATGAAACCGTTCCCGTATTCCAGAACGGCTACTACTATTACACCCGCACCGAAGAAGGAAAACAATACTTCAAATACTGCCGCAAAAAAGGATCCCTCGAAGCCAAAGAAGAAATCCTGCTCGACGTAGACCAGATGGCCGAAGGACACTCCTATTACAGCGCCTCCGCCTTCAACGTCAGCCCCGATAACAAACTCCTCGCATTTGGCGTAGACACCGTTTCCCGCAGGCAATACACCATCCACGTGAAAAACCTCGAAACCGGCGAAATACTGCCCGAAGCCATCCCCCTTACCAACAGCCGTACCGCATGGGCAAACGACAACAAAACGCTCTTTTATGTTGCCAACAACCCTGTAACACTGCTCTCCGAAAAAATAAAACGCCATACACTGGGCACAGCAGCAACCCAGGACGTTACGGTGTATGAAGAAAAAGACAATACCAACTACATCCACGTCAGCAAATCAAAATCCGGCGCCTATATCTTCATCAGCTCCGAAGCAACATTATCTTCCGAAACCCGCTACCTCAGCGCCAACGACCCAACAGGTACATTCAAGGTCTTCCAGCCCAGGATGAAAGACGTATTATACTACGTAGTAGCACAGGACAACAGGTTTGTCGTCCAAACCAACCTCGATGCCCGCAACTTCAGGGTCATGGAATGCCCGCTGAACCAAACTGCCGCCACCAGCTGGAAAGAGATCATCCCCCATCGCGATAGCGTACTTATAGAAGGCGTGGAAGCGTACAAAGACTTCCTGGTAATAGAAGAACGCAGCAAAGGCCTGATACAGCTTAGAGTACAGCACCTGTCTGCCGGCAAGGAACACTACATCGGCTTCGAAGAACCCGCCTACATGGCCGCAATAGGCACCAACAAAGAATACAACAGCCAGTCGCTGCGTTATACTTATACCTCCTTAACCACTCCTTCTACTGTCTACGATTATGATATGATTAGCCAGAAGAAAGAACTCAAAAAACAACAGGAAGTAATAGGTGGCTATAACCCCAAAGACTATGTAACAGAACGTTTATACGCCACAGCCACCGATGGCACGCAGGTCCCCATTTCCATCGTTTATAAAAAAGGCTTTACTAAAAACGGCGAAGCCCCGCTGCTCCTGTACGCATACGGCTCTTACGGCTCCAGCATGGACGCCTCTTTTACCAGCACACGCCTGAGCCTGCTTAACCGCGGCTTCGCCTTTGCCATCGCTCATATCCGGGGCGGACAGGAAATGGGCCGCTATTGGTACGAAGACGGTAAAATGATGAAAAAGAAAAATACATTCACCGATTTCATCGACTGCGCCAGATTCCTGGTAAAAGAAAAATATACCAGCACACCGCACCTCTATGCGCAGGGCGGCAGCGCCGGCGGACTGCTCATGGGCGCCGTGGCCAACATGGCCCCTGAACTCTGGAATGGCATAATAGCCCAGGTGCCATTTGTCGATGTAGTGAATACCATGCTCGACGAAAGCATCCCTCTTACCACCAACGAATTCGATGAGTGGGGTAATCCTAAGAACAAGGACGCCTATGAGTACATGAAAAGTTACTCCCCCTACGAAAATGTCGAAGCAAAAAAATACCCCAACATCCTCGTCACAACCGGGCTGCACGATAGCCAGGTACAATACTTCGAACCAGCCAAATGGGTCGCCCGCCTGAGAGCGCTTAAAACAGATAAAAACCTGCTGCTCCTCCACACCAACATGGAATATGGTCATGGCGGCGCTTCAGGCAGATTCGATTATTTAAAAGATATTGCATTGAATTACGCCTTCCTGTTTGCACTCGAAGGCATACAGCAATAG